The following proteins come from a genomic window of Hymenobacter canadensis:
- a CDS encoding T9SS type A sorting domain-containing protein produces MKKHYVLVSALLLAAATSRGQGTELFLSEYTEGAHQSGISYNGGVSNSTGNERALEVFNPTSSSVSLNAYSIRRYSNGSATVTEEERLVRRTGANTLNSAATFVYANGEATITAITSKADQLASFPVGTVTPNVTLVRGGVAYHNGNDALALVRWTSGTAGTGTPVLVDIFGVIGQDPGTSWSAQDAGGTLVTSANQSLIRRASVSSGVRVNPQQQGGTPTVRTGYNISTEWESYSSAFPSGGGTADPAAQSFSRLGEHNDYIGPFGTYGPLKVLEKFNNGISVYPNPASGTAFVELKDVKVGSIVVMNNLGQSITAQPQGLSTEKITLDISGLKAGLYFVQFISKDGQTKLYKELMVK; encoded by the coding sequence ATGAAAAAACATTACGTATTAGTGTCAGCCCTGCTGCTGGCAGCGGCTACTTCCCGCGGCCAGGGCACCGAGTTGTTCCTATCGGAATACACCGAGGGTGCTCACCAGTCGGGCATCAGCTACAACGGCGGCGTTTCCAACTCCACCGGCAACGAACGGGCCCTCGAAGTCTTCAACCCCACGTCTTCGTCGGTTAGCCTGAATGCCTACTCCATTCGCCGCTATTCCAACGGCAGCGCTACCGTAACCGAAGAAGAGAGGCTGGTACGCCGCACGGGCGCTAACACGCTCAATTCCGCTGCTACTTTCGTGTATGCCAACGGCGAAGCCACCATTACAGCCATTACCAGCAAAGCCGACCAGCTGGCGTCTTTCCCGGTAGGCACTGTAACTCCAAACGTAACACTGGTACGTGGCGGTGTTGCCTATCACAACGGCAACGACGCTTTGGCGCTAGTACGCTGGACAAGCGGCACTGCCGGCACAGGCACTCCAGTTCTGGTAGATATCTTTGGCGTTATTGGTCAAGACCCTGGTACGTCTTGGTCGGCGCAAGATGCCGGAGGTACACTGGTAACGTCGGCTAATCAGTCATTGATTCGTCGGGCTAGTGTTTCATCCGGTGTACGTGTGAATCCTCAACAACAAGGAGGAACTCCTACCGTTAGAACAGGCTACAATATATCTACTGAGTGGGAATCCTATTCGTCAGCGTTTCCATCTGGCGGTGGCACTGCGGATCCGGCTGCCCAGAGTTTTTCTCGCCTCGGCGAGCACAACGACTACATAGGCCCGTTCGGTACCTACGGCCCGCTGAAGGTGCTGGAGAAGTTCAACAACGGCATCAGCGTGTATCCTAACCCCGCCAGCGGCACGGCGTTCGTCGAGCTGAAGGATGTGAAGGTGGGCTCTATCGTGGTGATGAACAACCTCGGCCAGTCCATCACGGCGCAGCCGCAGGGCTTATCGACGGAGAAAATCACGCTCGACATCTCGGGCCTGAAGGCTGGTCTGTACTTCGTGCAGTTCATCTCGAAAGACGGCCAGACCAAGCTCTACAAAGAACTGATGGTGAAGTAA